One Setaria italica strain Yugu1 chromosome II, Setaria_italica_v2.0, whole genome shotgun sequence DNA segment encodes these proteins:
- the LOC105913723 gene encoding agamous-like MADS-box protein AGL29, with amino-acid sequence MVKGQKSKGRQKIEIKPIENDQARQVCFSKRRQGLFKKASELSILCGAMVGTVVFSAIGRAFSFGHPSFDEVVNRFLNPVAPDVPAAGDASNDNVGPPVTDTVHKLNMEYLELEQSLESEKKRKERLQEATEKEMGEPMMQWLNANIMELGLDELQAFQKKLEEIHDIVKEKVNKVMVEGRQTPGSLPQPPMEMGSTSQSANPMASTAPSSSIALIDGFEAVNDPLLSGVHGVGGLGNVPNNQTHG; translated from the coding sequence ATGGTGAAGGGTCAGAAATCTAAGGGAAGGCAGAAGATTGAGATCAAGCCCATCGAGAATGATCAAGCACGTCAGGTATGCTTCTCTAAGCGCCGCCAAGGCCTGTTCAAGAAGGCTAGTGAGCTATCTATTCTTTGTGGTGCAATGGTCGGCACTGTTGTGTTTTCAGCCATTGGTAGGGCTTTCTCTTTTGGCCATCCCTCCTTTGATGAAGTTGTAAACCGCTTCCTCAATCCGGTCGCTCCCGATGTCCCTGCTGCGGGTGATGCAAGCAATGATAATGTGGGGCCACCAGTGACAGATACAGTCCATAAGCTGAATATGGAGTACTTAGAGTTGGAGCAGTCACTGGAGTCtgaaaagaagagaaaggagAGGTTGCAAGAGGCAACTGAGAAGGAAATGGGTGAACCCATGATGCAGTGGTTGAATGCTAATATCATGGAATTGGGTCTAGATGAGCTCCAAGCGTTTCAAAAGAAGCTGGAAGAAATACATGATATTGTCAAAGAGAAGGTCAATAAGGTAATGGTGGAAGGAAGGCAAACTCCTGGGTCACTGCCACAACCACCTATGGAGATGGGTTCAACCTCGCAGAGTGCCAATCCTATGGCTTCCACAGCTCCTAGTTCGAGCATTGCTCTGATTGATGGATTTGAAGCTGTCAACGATCCCTTGCTTAGTGGTGTCCATGGGGTTGGTGGCCTGGGGAATGTCCCCAACAACCAAACCCATGGTTGA